The following coding sequences are from one Eucalyptus grandis isolate ANBG69807.140 chromosome 11, ASM1654582v1, whole genome shotgun sequence window:
- the LOC120289421 gene encoding uncharacterized protein LOC120289421 gives MNHNPYCRGAGFNPRQNPFLRGTECHTETCMDAEHFRLPFLQRKALIAIITSLEIIHRGIWNFFRQKGFLMDSCSMLCEGRTWHREIEVGTAVKSPNACNWIHRRRWM, from the exons ATGAACCACAACCCATATTGTAGGGGGGCCGGCTTCAATCCGCGGCAAAATCCGTTCTTGCGAG GTACTGAATGTCACACTGAGACTTGCATGGATGCAGAACATTTTAGGCTTCCTTTCCTACAAAGAAAGGCCTTGATTGCAATCATTACTAGCTTGGAAATCATCCACCGtgggatttggaatttttttag GCAGAAAGGGTTCCTGATGGATTCGTGCTCAATGTTGTGCGAAGGGAGGACTTGGCATCGCGAAATAGAAGTGGGGACTGCTGTGAAGTCCCCAAATGCTTGCAACTGGATTCACCGGAGGAGATGGATGTGA
- the LOC108953921 gene encoding ABC transporter B family member 4-like, giving the protein MMRYTRADISTCTYGLRLLLFQTVALVGESGSGKSTVIALLQRFYDPNSGHITLDGIEIQKLKLKWFRQQMGLVSQEPVLFKDTIHANIAYGKDGKATEAEMLTASEGYDTLVDEHGIQLSGGQKQRVAIARAMVKDPKILLLDEATSALDAESERVVQDALDKVMVNRTAVILAHRLSTIKNADVIPVVKNGVIEKGKHDSLINIKDGFYAFLVALNMSAASL; this is encoded by the exons ATGATGCGATATACACGTGCTGATATTAGTACATGCACATATGGACTGCGACTTTTGCTTTTTCAGACTGTTGCTTTAGTAGGAGAGAGTGGGAGTGGGAAGTCGACCGTAATAGCTCTGCTGCAACGATTTTATGACCCCAATTCTGGTCACATTACCCTTGATGGGATCGAAATTCAGAAGCTAAAGCTAAAGTGGTTTAGGCAGCAGATGGGCCTCGTGAGCCAAGAACCGGTTCTGTTCAAAGACACAATCCATGCCAATATAGCCTATGGAAAGGATGGAAAGGCAACGGAAGCAGAAATGTTGACTGCATCAGAA GGTTATGACACATTAGTAGACGAGCATGGAATCCAGTTATCTGGTGGGCAGAAGCAACGGGTGGCCATTGCACGTGCTATGGTGAAGGATCCAAAGATACTCTTACTCGACGAGGCTACTAGTGCATTGGATGCTGAATCTGAAAGAGTGGTTCAAGATGCATTAGACAAGGTCATGGTCAATAGAACTGCAGTTATACTCGCGCATAGATTATCAACCATTAAAAATGCAGACGTGATTCCGGTGGTAAAAAATGGAGTGATCGAGAAAGGAAAGCATGACTCACTGATTAATATCAAAGACGGTTTCTACGCATTCTTGGTTGCTCTTAACATGAGTGCAGCCTCATTGTAA